Proteins from a single region of Antechinus flavipes isolate AdamAnt ecotype Samford, QLD, Australia chromosome 2, AdamAnt_v2, whole genome shotgun sequence:
- the PEX11A gene encoding peroxisomal membrane protein 11A, whose protein sequence is MDAFTRFTNQTQGRDRLFRAIQYTCMLLRYLLEPKADRKKVVMKLKKLESSVSTGRKWFRLGNVVHAVQATQQSIHVSDLVPRFCLTIANLNRVIYFVCDTVLWVRSVGLISDINKEKWRKWAARHYYYSLLLNIIRDVYEISLQMEQVAQEKAKREKSVPQNHLGPCVADEETEWLQTFLLLLFRSLRKHPPLLLDTVKNLCDILNPLDQLDIYKSNSGIIGLGGLLSSIVGMITVAYPQMKLRTC, encoded by the exons ATGGACGCTTTCACTCGCTTCACCAACCAGACTCAGGGCAGGGACCGGCTCTTCAG aGCCATTCAATACACATGCATGTTGCTTAGATATTTATTAGAGCCTAAGGCTGATAGAAAGAAGGTGGTAATGAAGCTCAAGAAACTGGAATCTAGTGTGAGCACTGGCCGTAAAT ggttCAGACTAGGTAATGTGGTACATGCTGTCCAGGCAACTCAACAGAGCATCCATGTGTCTGATCTTGTGCCTCGATTCTGTTTAACCATAGCCAACCTGAACCGTGTGATTTACTTTGTTTGCGACACTGTCCTTTGGGTGAGGAGTGTAGGACTCATCTCTGATATCAACAAGGAAAAATGGCGAAAGTGGGCTGCACGTCATTACTACTATTCTCTCCTGCTGAACATTATCAGAGATGTGTATGAGATCTCCCTACAAATGGAGCAGGTTGCtcaggaaaaggcaaaaagagagaaatcagtGCCCCAGAACCACCTAGGACCTTGTGTAGCCGATGAAGAAACAGAGTGGCTCCAgacctttctccttctcttgttTCGATCTCTAAGGAAGCATCCCCCCTTGCTATTGGACACTGTGAAGAACCTCTGTGATATTCTGAATCCTTTGGACCAGCTTGATATTTATAAATCTAATTCTGGAATCATTGGACTTGGAGGGCTCCTGTCCTCTATAGTAGGTATGATAACAGTGGCTTATCCCCAGATGAAATTAAGGACTTGTTAA